A stretch of Paraburkholderia phenazinium DNA encodes these proteins:
- a CDS encoding efflux transporter outer membrane subunit, which produces MAHSLSIRPVLLALLSGAMLAGCTLGPNFQRPNVSAPNDFTRANQAEAPSRPVEATLAPEWWSLLGDSDLVALESRLATDNLDVKAASVRLLESRAGLRIAGAELYPTLSGAASYDRERASPNGIFSLLGTTPAGVQPESANGETAFGVSSLPGSSGSPPYNLWQYGFDASYELDLWGHARRGVEAANAAVQASAEERRAVLLSAQAELARDYIELRATQTLLDITNQNLALANSTVKLTRLRMTEGATTPLDVANASAQVASIEARLPPLQARRDALINALSFLLGEQPGALAQMLGAPRDIPSLPARAPIGFPSELVRRRPDIRRAEAQLHAATAEIGVAQADFYPQISLTGSLGSQSLQLSSLGDWASHQFVFGPSISMPIFQGGRLRGTLQLRKAQQQEAAIGFQRTVLQAWHEVDDALSAYDAEQRRRDNLKEVVQQDQLALSVAQQRYREGAIDFLNVLAVQKDLLAAQSELAQSQADAAVNLVTLYKALGGGWETAFPEDASSTAEHTGSTPLKTVSTATGASAPQ; this is translated from the coding sequence ATGGCACACTCCTTGTCTATTCGGCCCGTTCTGCTAGCTCTGCTGTCAGGTGCCATGCTTGCGGGTTGCACGCTCGGACCGAATTTTCAGCGGCCCAATGTTTCAGCACCCAATGATTTCACCCGTGCCAACCAGGCTGAGGCGCCGAGCCGACCCGTCGAGGCCACGCTCGCGCCCGAGTGGTGGTCCCTGCTGGGAGACTCGGACCTGGTGGCATTGGAGTCGCGGCTCGCGACCGACAATCTCGACGTCAAGGCCGCCTCGGTTCGCCTGCTGGAGAGCCGCGCCGGGTTACGCATTGCAGGCGCGGAACTGTATCCGACGTTAAGCGGTGCTGCGTCTTACGACCGGGAGCGGGCGAGCCCGAATGGCATCTTTTCGCTGCTGGGCACCACTCCCGCAGGAGTGCAGCCCGAATCCGCGAATGGAGAAACCGCATTCGGTGTTTCCAGCTTACCTGGCTCGAGCGGATCGCCGCCCTACAACCTATGGCAGTACGGCTTCGATGCGTCTTACGAGCTGGACCTGTGGGGCCATGCGCGGCGCGGCGTGGAAGCAGCCAACGCGGCAGTGCAGGCCTCGGCTGAGGAACGCCGCGCTGTCCTGCTCTCCGCGCAAGCCGAACTTGCCCGTGACTATATCGAGTTACGAGCTACACAGACCCTGCTTGACATCACGAACCAGAATCTCGCGCTCGCCAACTCTACCGTCAAGCTGACACGATTGCGCATGACCGAGGGCGCTACGACCCCCCTCGATGTTGCCAACGCATCGGCGCAGGTTGCGTCGATCGAAGCGCGGCTGCCGCCGCTGCAGGCGCGCCGCGACGCACTTATCAACGCACTCAGCTTCCTGCTCGGCGAACAACCCGGTGCACTCGCACAGATGTTGGGAGCCCCGCGCGACATTCCATCGCTCCCGGCTCGTGCGCCGATCGGCTTTCCGTCGGAACTGGTACGACGCCGCCCCGACATCCGGCGTGCGGAAGCACAGTTGCATGCTGCAACTGCCGAGATTGGCGTTGCCCAGGCTGACTTCTATCCGCAGATCTCGCTCACGGGTAGTCTTGGTTCGCAGTCGCTTCAGCTTTCGAGTCTGGGTGACTGGGCTTCGCATCAGTTCGTCTTTGGTCCTTCCATTTCGATGCCCATTTTCCAGGGCGGAAGACTCAGGGGCACGCTCCAGTTGCGCAAGGCCCAGCAACAGGAAGCAGCGATCGGCTTCCAGCGTACGGTCTTGCAGGCGTGGCATGAAGTGGATGACGCATTGTCCGCCTACGATGCCGAGCAGCGCCGCCGTGATAATTTGAAGGAGGTGGTGCAGCAGGACCAGCTCGCGCTTTCGGTCGCGCAGCAACGGTATCGTGAGGGTGCCATTGATTTCCTCAACGTGCTCGCCGTACAGAAAGACCTGCTGGCCGCTCAAAGCGAGCTGGCGCAGAGTCAGGCGGACGCTGCAGTCAATCTTGTGACCCTGTACAAGGCCCTCGGTGGTGGTTGGGAAACGGCTTTCCCGGAGGATGCTTCATCCACTGCGGAGCACACCGGGTCAACGCCGCTGAAAACCGTTAGTACGGCAACCGGCGCATCAGCTCCGCAATGA
- a CDS encoding (2Fe-2S)-binding protein, whose product MVFLHVNGTGYELDVPGDMPLLWVLRDVIGLTGTKFGCGIAQCGACTVYLDGDVGRACVTPVATLANRKVTTIEAVANSPVGKRVQQAWLDIDVVQCGYCQSGQVMSAAALLGRTPKPTDADIDVAMAGNICRCGTYERIRAAIHLAAEAA is encoded by the coding sequence ATGGTGTTCCTGCATGTCAATGGTACGGGCTACGAGCTGGATGTTCCAGGTGATATGCCGCTGCTTTGGGTGCTGAGAGACGTGATTGGTCTCACCGGAACCAAGTTCGGTTGTGGCATTGCCCAGTGCGGCGCGTGTACGGTTTATCTGGACGGCGACGTTGGCCGCGCTTGTGTGACCCCGGTGGCCACTCTGGCAAACCGCAAGGTCACCACCATCGAAGCCGTGGCCAACTCGCCTGTCGGGAAGCGGGTGCAACAGGCATGGCTTGACATTGATGTAGTGCAATGCGGTTATTGCCAGTCGGGACAGGTCATGTCAGCGGCCGCACTGCTTGGCCGCACCCCGAAACCGACGGACGCGGACATTGATGTTGCAATGGCAGGAAACATCTGTCGTTGTGGGACATACGAGCGGATTCGAGCAGCCATTCACCTGGCAGCGGAGGCGGCGTGA